The Euzebya sp. DNA segment CGAGGTCGTCCTCGTCCGCGATGACGACGCGCTCGGCGGGGGCCGCGGGCAGCACCGAGTCCAGGTAGTCGCGGACCGCCTCCCCCAGCCCCACGTCAGCGCCGGCGCGCTCGGACAGCAGCCACTTGTGCCGCAGCATGTCGAGGAACACCTCGACGGGCTCGAAGCGGTCGGTCAGGTGCTCGGGGATCGCCGCGACGGTCGGCTCGAACACCTCCGCCAGCCACCGGTACGCGGCGACGGTCTGGGGCATGGGCCTGCCCTCGACGCTCTCGACCCACGACCGGAAGCTCGCCAGGTCGTTCAAGAGCAGCCTCGCCTGGTTCTCCTGGGCGCGCAGCCCGGTCAGCTCGAGCAGCCGCCGGCTGTGGTGACCCTGCTCGCTGACGCTCGCCCGCAGCCGCATCAGCCCGTTCTCGGTGCCGGGGATGGGCTCGATCTCCACCTCGTTGACGTGGAAGCCGAGGTCGTTCAGCCGGCGGATCCGCTGGTCGATGCGGAACCGCTCCCCCATCGGCACGACCTCCTCCCTGCGGAGCTCCTCCCACAGCCGGTCGTAGCGGCGGCGGAGCTCGGTGGCGATGGCGAGGGGATCCATCCCGTCGGCGATGCCGAGCTCGGCCTGGACGTCCATCAGGCCGCCGGCGACGTTGAGCTCGGTGATCTCGAGGTCCGAGCGGCGCTGGCCGTCGGTCAG contains these protein-coding regions:
- a CDS encoding DUF4032 domain-containing protein, whose amino-acid sequence is MSRSWRLIARRSAPFLLEPDWTRPLLEWDDPSLVEVARGTHRHVVRFLAANHKIYALKELPGTDAMREYRLLGAMAEDGLPVVERVGVVQRDELDDVLITRFLDFSLPYRHLFSQSWGTLTGTSEVTERLLDALGLLLVRMHLLGYYWGDCSLNNTLLKRDGGALAAYVVDVETGEHHPSLTDGQRRSDLEITELNVAGGLMDVQAELGIADGMDPLAIATELRRRYDRLWEELRREEVVPMGERFRIDQRIRRLNDLGFHVNEVEIEPIPGTENGLMRLRASVSEQGHHSRRLLELTGLRAQENQARLLLNDLASFRSWVESVEGRPMPQTVAAYRWLAEVFEPTVAAIPEHLTDRFEPVEVFLDMLRHKWLLSERAGADVGLGEAVRDYLDSVLPAAPAERVVIADEDDLDEGWIGYG